The window TAAAGGAGTGCAACTCCTCTTAGATGGTGTTGTGGATTATCTGCCTAGTCCTGTAGATGTCCCGCCTATGAAAGGTTTTGACCCGAAGACTGAGGTTGAGATTACTCGCGCCCCTTCTGATGATGCGCCTTTCTCCGCTTTGGCTTTTAAACTTCAGACAGACCCTTTCGTCGGTCAGCTTACTTACTTTAGAGTTTATTCAGGTTCGCTTGAGGCCGGTTCTTATGTATTAAATGCAACAAATGGAGAGAAAGAAAGAGTTGGCAGAATACTTAGAATGCATGCTAATGATCGCGAAGAAGTGAAGACTGTTTATGCCGGAGAGATTGCCGCTTTGGTTGGACTTAAGAATACTAAGACGGGCGATACTTTATGTGATCCGGAAAACCCGATAATTTTAGAGAAGATAGAGTTTCCTGAACCTGTTGTGTCTCTGAAGATTGAACCTAAGACAAAAGCCGATCAGGAAAAGATGGGTATAGCATTAAGGCGTCTTTCAGATGAAGACCCTACTTTCAGGATAAAATCCGACCCTGAAACTCTGGAAACTATTATCTCCGGTATGGGAGAGCTTCATCTTGATGTTCTTGTGGATAGGATGAAGCGTGAGTTTAAAGTTGAAGCAAATGTTGGCAAGCCGCAAGTCGCTTATAAAGAGACGATAACAACGGAAGCTGAAGCGGAAGGTAAGTATGTAAAGCAGTCTGGAGGTAGAGGTCAATATGGCCATGTAAGGATCAGGATTAAGCCGATGGAAAGCGGGAAGGGGTTTGAATTCAAGAGTGTTATTAAAGGCGGAGTTATCCCGGCAGAATACATCCCTGCCGTTGAGAAAGGCGTTAAAGAAGCACTTGAAAGAGGGGTCCTTGCCGGTTTCTTGTTGGTGGATTTGTATTGTGAACTATATGATGGTTCATATCATGATGTTGATTCTAATGAAGCGGCTTTCAAGATTGCAGGTTCTATGGCTCTTCAGGATGCGGTTAAAAGAGCTAAGCCCGTGTTGCTTGAACCTGTTATGAAAGTGGAGGTTATTGTGCCGGATAAATTCATGGGTGATGCAACAGGAAATATAAATTCAAAAAGAGGTCAGATTGAAGGAATGGAAGACAGAGGAAGCCTTAAGGTGATAACTGCGACTGTTCCGCTTTCTGAAATGTTTGGCTACGCAACGGCCTTACGCTCTATGACAGAGGGCCGAGGAACATTCACTATGCAATTTGATCATTATTCTATTGTTCCTAATAATGTGGCCGCAGGTATTATTGAAGCTAGGGGGAGGTAGTCTAGTAGTTAGCCAATAGCCACTAGTCACTAGTAAAATGACTAAATTAGATAAAAATAAAGATAGCGAAACTCACTTGGCGGTTGAACCGCCAAGTGAAAGTAAGGAGGAAAAATTATTTTCAGATGAAGTTTTTAAAGATGATTTAGAGTTTGAAGATGATATAGACAAACTTCCTCTCTAAAAATCAGAACCATACAAAACACTGCGAAATCTAAAAAAATGTGCATCCGCCGCGGCGGATGCACATTTTTCTATCCAAATAGAAATAATAAGAAAGAAAAAATTATTTAATAATTTTAAATTTAATCTTGCAAAACTCGCCCTTGTTGGCGAGTTTTGGTATAATTACGGAATGGATGAAATAATTTTAGGCGTAGATATTGGGGCGACGAAAACTAATGTCGTTCTATTTGATAAAAACGAAAAGAAAGTTGTTTGGAGTAATACAGTCCCTACTGATAAGACAAATAAGCAAAATTTTCTTAAAAATCTTTTTAATCTTATAGAGTTAAGTAAAAAAGAGCATAAATTTTCAAGTATCGGGGTGGCAGTTGCCGCAATCGTTGATGTGAAAACTGGTAAAATAATTAAATCGCCTAATATTGTAAAGATTATTGACGGGCTTAATTTAGCCTCATTACTTCAGAATAAATTTAAAGTGCCTGTTAAGGTGCAAAATGATGCGGATTGTTTTTCTGTCGCGGAGAGCAAGGTTGGCACTGGGAAAAAGTATGAGAATTTTGTCGGTGTCACCTTGGGCTCCGGTATAGGTTGCGGAATTATTATAAATGGAGAAATTTATAACGGCAAGATTGGAGAAAGTGCCGGCGAATGCGGGCATATGATTATAGACAGTAAAAGTAAAAACGGTTCTTTTGAGGACTTGGCTTCAGGTAAATTTATAAAAAGAGTTTATGGCAAGAGTGGAGAAGTTCTTTTCTTTGATGCTAAGAACGGCAAAGCCGGAGCAATGAAAGTATGTAGAGAGTTCGGAGAGAATTTGGGCATAGGACTTTCAAATATTATAAATATGATGAACCCCGAGGCTATCATAATTGGCGGTGGTATAGCAGAAGCGATAAAGCTTATTTTACCTAGTATAAAGGAAAATATAAAAAAGTATGTTATGTTACCGAAAGCAAAAAATACTCCCATAATAATTTCTAAGCTGGGAAATAACGCT is drawn from Patescibacteria group bacterium and contains these coding sequences:
- the fusA gene encoding elongation factor G; the encoded protein is MRDYPIDKVRDIGIIAHIDAGKTTVSERILFYTGVSHKIGEVHEGAAIMDWMEQERERGITITSAATTCFWVPTYAGGDNAFKHRINIIDTPGHVDFTVEVERSLRVLDGGVVVFDGVAGVEPQSETVWRQADKYKVPRICFINKLDRTGASFERSYGTILDRLTKNAVRVQIPMGEEEKMEGVIDLLKMKAYKFEGDMGNKIEEQEIPESLLSNAKKFHSELVEKIVENDEKLMDQYLAGNEPSVDELKKVLRKAVIGNQVVPVFCGTALKNKGVQLLLDGVVDYLPSPVDVPPMKGFDPKTEVEITRAPSDDAPFSALAFKLQTDPFVGQLTYFRVYSGSLEAGSYVLNATNGEKERVGRILRMHANDREEVKTVYAGEIAALVGLKNTKTGDTLCDPENPIILEKIEFPEPVVSLKIEPKTKADQEKMGIALRRLSDEDPTFRIKSDPETLETIISGMGELHLDVLVDRMKREFKVEANVGKPQVAYKETITTEAEAEGKYVKQSGGRGQYGHVRIRIKPMESGKGFEFKSVIKGGVIPAEYIPAVEKGVKEALERGVLAGFLLVDLYCELYDGSYHDVDSNEAAFKIAGSMALQDAVKRAKPVLLEPVMKVEVIVPDKFMGDATGNINSKRGQIEGMEDRGSLKVITATVPLSEMFGYATALRSMTEGRGTFTMQFDHYSIVPNNVAAGIIEARGR
- a CDS encoding ROK family protein: MDEIILGVDIGATKTNVVLFDKNEKKVVWSNTVPTDKTNKQNFLKNLFNLIELSKKEHKFSSIGVAVAAIVDVKTGKIIKSPNIVKIIDGLNLASLLQNKFKVPVKVQNDADCFSVAESKVGTGKKYENFVGVTLGSGIGCGIIINGEIYNGKIGESAGECGHMIIDSKSKNGSFEDLASGKFIKRVYGKSGEVLFFDAKNGKAGAMKVCREFGENLGIGLSNIINMMNPEAIIIGGGIAEAIKLILPSIKENIKKYVMLPKAKNTPIIISKLGNNAPAIGAALLFE